A section of the Methylothermaceae bacteria B42 genome encodes:
- a CDS encoding sodium:alanine symporter, translated as MAQQLGEWLNLISAWVWGPPTLAILLGVGIYLTLGLRFIPWRRLGTAFLLLWRGRQGKGEGDITPFQALMTALSATIGTGNIAGVATAIALGGPGAVLWMLLTALFGMATKYAEAVLAVRYREVDELGNYVGGPMYYIRNGLGRGWRWLGGLFALFGMIAAFGIGNMVQANSVADAVASVWQVQERWTGVVLMGLTGAVILGGIRRIAEVASKLVPLMALAYFGAACFIIGLNYEKLPAALHLIVTYTFEQSAVAGGIAGGAVWMAIRYGVARGIFSNEAGLGSAPIAHAAAQTQDPVRQGLVAMLGTFIDTLIVCSLTALVIIMSGIWGDGANGAELSTLAFEAGLPGYGAYIVSGGLTVFAFTTILGWSYYGERCAEYLLGVRVIYPYRFLWLLAIPLGAMGKLNQVWLLADVMNGLMALPNLIALLLLSPVVFRLTREYFQ; from the coding sequence ATGGCACAACAATTAGGGGAATGGCTTAACTTGATCAGCGCCTGGGTTTGGGGGCCTCCGACCTTGGCCATATTACTCGGGGTGGGTATTTATTTGACCCTGGGGTTGCGTTTCATCCCCTGGCGTCGGTTGGGAACGGCCTTCCTTTTATTATGGCGTGGCCGCCAAGGTAAGGGGGAGGGTGACATTACGCCTTTTCAAGCGTTGATGACGGCGCTGTCGGCAACCATTGGCACCGGCAATATTGCCGGCGTGGCTACCGCCATTGCCCTGGGAGGGCCGGGGGCGGTGTTGTGGATGTTGTTGACGGCTTTGTTCGGCATGGCCACCAAATACGCCGAGGCGGTGCTGGCGGTACGTTACCGGGAGGTGGATGAGCTCGGCAATTACGTCGGCGGCCCCATGTATTACATCCGCAATGGTTTGGGGCGGGGATGGCGGTGGCTGGGCGGGCTGTTTGCCTTGTTTGGCATGATCGCCGCCTTTGGCATCGGCAACATGGTCCAGGCCAATTCTGTGGCCGACGCGGTGGCATCGGTATGGCAGGTTCAAGAGCGTTGGACCGGTGTGGTCTTGATGGGGCTGACCGGCGCGGTAATTTTGGGCGGCATTCGCCGCATTGCCGAAGTGGCTTCCAAATTGGTGCCGCTGATGGCGCTGGCCTACTTCGGCGCGGCTTGTTTCATTATCGGGTTGAATTATGAGAAATTGCCAGCCGCGTTGCATTTGATTGTGACGTACACTTTTGAGCAATCCGCAGTGGCTGGCGGCATTGCCGGAGGCGCGGTGTGGATGGCTATCCGCTATGGGGTGGCACGGGGGATTTTCTCCAACGAAGCAGGGCTAGGCAGTGCTCCCATCGCCCATGCTGCCGCTCAGACCCAAGATCCAGTCAGGCAAGGGCTGGTGGCGATGCTGGGCACTTTTATCGATACCTTGATTGTCTGTTCCCTGACCGCGTTGGTTATTATCATGAGCGGGATTTGGGGCGATGGGGCTAACGGGGCTGAGCTTTCGACACTGGCTTTTGAGGCCGGCTTGCCCGGTTACGGTGCTTATATTGTCAGTGGCGGCTTGACGGTTTTTGCCTTTACTACCATTTTAGGCTGGAGCTATTATGGTGAGCGCTGCGCCGAGTATCTATTAGGCGTGCGGGTGATTTACCCTTATAGATTTTTGTGGCTGTTGGCCATTCCTTTGGGCGCCATGGGAAAGTTGAACCAAGTCTGGTTACTGGCGGACGTGATGAACGGGCTCATGGCGCTGCCCAATTTGATTGCGCTGTTGTTACTGAGCCCGGTGGTATTTCGTTTGACTCGGGAATATTTTCAATAG
- a CDS encoding phosphoglucomutase, whose protein sequence is MKIETRQTIPYPDQKPGTSGLRKKTKVFLEQPNYLENFVQSIFDCLPDHAGKTLVLGGDGRYFNRQALQTIIKMAVANDFGALLIGQSGLLSTPAASHLIRKNQALGGIILSASHNPGGPEGDFGIKYNIANGGPAPESYTEAFFQRSKEITEYKIACIDDVDLDQQQQLSIGNTQITIVDPVDDYAELMAQLFDFDKMRTALTTGKVSICFDAMHAITGPYAKRILEEQLGAPEGSVINGIPKEDFGGGHPDPNLAYAKELVAKMNGPNAPTLGAASDGDGDRNMILGAGFFVTPSDSLALLAANAQLAPGYAQGLSGVARSMPTSRAVDRVAEEYGLPCYETPTGWKFFGNLLDAGKITLCGEESFGTGSNHVREKDGLWAVLFWLNILVEKEQPVADIVKEHWRSFGRHYYSRHDYEAVETRAAEGIMDHLRQQLTSLPGRQFGDYKVVLADEFSYTDPVDGSVTSGQGLRIGFEPEARLVFRLSGTGTEGATLRIYIERFEPNPEKHNLETQQALAKLIELAESLSEVKARSGRPGPTVIT, encoded by the coding sequence ATGAAAATCGAAACGCGCCAAACCATCCCTTATCCAGATCAAAAACCTGGCACCTCCGGCCTGCGAAAAAAAACCAAGGTCTTTCTCGAACAGCCTAACTACCTGGAAAATTTCGTGCAATCCATCTTCGATTGCCTGCCAGACCATGCGGGTAAAACCCTGGTTTTAGGCGGGGACGGGCGATATTTTAACCGACAAGCCTTGCAAACTATCATCAAAATGGCGGTTGCCAATGATTTTGGCGCCCTTTTGATCGGCCAGAGCGGGCTTCTTTCCACCCCGGCAGCTTCCCACTTAATCCGCAAAAACCAGGCGCTTGGAGGCATTATTCTTTCCGCTAGCCATAATCCAGGGGGACCGGAGGGGGACTTTGGCATCAAATACAATATTGCCAACGGCGGTCCTGCCCCTGAAAGCTACACCGAAGCTTTCTTTCAGCGCAGTAAAGAAATCACCGAATACAAAATCGCTTGCATAGACGACGTTGACCTGGACCAGCAACAACAACTTAGCATCGGCAATACCCAAATCACTATTGTTGACCCGGTTGATGACTATGCCGAGCTGATGGCGCAGCTTTTTGACTTCGACAAGATGCGCACTGCCCTGACCACAGGCAAAGTGAGTATTTGCTTTGACGCCATGCACGCCATTACCGGGCCCTATGCCAAAAGAATTCTGGAAGAGCAATTGGGCGCGCCTGAAGGCTCTGTCATCAATGGAATCCCTAAGGAGGATTTTGGTGGCGGCCACCCCGATCCCAATCTGGCCTATGCCAAAGAACTGGTAGCCAAAATGAATGGCCCCAATGCCCCGACCCTGGGTGCTGCCTCTGATGGTGATGGTGATCGCAATATGATTTTGGGCGCGGGTTTCTTTGTAACCCCCAGCGATAGCCTGGCGCTTCTGGCGGCCAACGCCCAACTAGCCCCGGGCTATGCCCAGGGACTCAGTGGCGTCGCCCGCTCCATGCCTACTAGCCGCGCGGTAGATCGGGTGGCGGAGGAATATGGCCTGCCCTGTTATGAAACGCCCACTGGGTGGAAATTCTTTGGCAATCTGCTCGACGCCGGCAAAATAACCTTATGTGGCGAAGAAAGCTTTGGCACCGGTTCCAATCACGTCCGGGAAAAAGACGGATTGTGGGCCGTCCTGTTTTGGCTCAATATTCTGGTGGAAAAAGAGCAACCGGTCGCTGATATTGTCAAGGAACATTGGCGCAGCTTTGGTCGCCATTATTATTCCCGCCACGATTATGAAGCCGTTGAAACCCGAGCCGCCGAAGGGATTATGGATCATCTGCGGCAACAATTGACATCCCTTCCCGGCCGCCAGTTTGGCGATTATAAAGTGGTGCTGGCGGATGAATTCAGCTACACCGATCCCGTGGACGGTAGTGTCACCTCCGGCCAGGGATTGCGGATTGGCTTTGAGCCTGAAGCGCGGCTGGTATTTCGCCTGTCCGGCACCGGCACCGAAGGTGCAACTTTAAGAATCTATATCGAACGCTTCGAGCCAAATCCGGAAAAACACAATCTGGAAACCCAGCAAGCGTTAGCAAAATTGATTGAATTGGCAGAATCATTGAGTGAAGTAAAAGCCCGCAGCGGCCGGCCAGGACCCACGGTGATTACATAA